The following are from one region of the Lytechinus pictus isolate F3 Inbred chromosome 4, Lp3.0, whole genome shotgun sequence genome:
- the LOC129258537 gene encoding uncharacterized protein LOC129258537, which translates to MYEPRILYDDKTIGIILGHADTLVYLNRTKAKSKVSKSPISRKAHKKPPHCPSRSSILPKSDKMKREVLQGPCLRSCFVISIFFSIVGIALVVAGTVMLTRRRSSSSPSSSGSNHQWMLILGLLTVFVAIACYLCLRNYCVYHLGEAPVKVLSIEGEELKGGKYQVVKNVEDSEKGHTESEIVPHLQADETQDMELKKVSDEEENDISTREGHTTNDVSLTLIEEQRRESTSLLIHSDTECHLDDHLDVGFQRELRRMSKVSQV; encoded by the exons ATGTACGAACCTCGAATACTTTATGATGACAAAACAATTGGCATCATCCTTGGACATGCCGACACACTGGTATACTTGAATCGAACAAAGGCCAAGAGCAAGGTGTCCAAATCACCTATCAGCAGAAAGGCACATAAGAAGCCTCCTCATTGTCCTTCACGTTCCTCGATCTTGCCCAAAAGTGACAAAATGAAGCGAGAAGTGCTTCAAGGGCCTTGCCTCAGGAGTTGCTTCGTCATATCTATCTTCTTCAGCATCGTCGGGATTGCCCTGGTTGTCGCCGGCACGGTCATGCTCACCAGACGACGGTCATCATCATCGCCGTCATCGTCGGGTAGCAACCACCAGTGGATGCTCATCTTGGGGTTACTGACGGTCTTTGTGGCAATTGCTTGTTACCTGTGTCTTCGGAACTACTGCGTCTACCATCTAGGAGAAGCTCCTGTCAAGGTGTTGTCCATTGAAGGGGAAGAACTGAAAGGTGGTAAATACCAAGTGGTGAAGAATGTTGAGGATAGTGAGAAGGGGCACACTGAGTCAGAGATTGTGCCACATCTGCAGGCAGATGAAACACAAGATATGGAACTTAAAAAAGTCTCGGATGAAGAGGAGAATGACATCTCCACAAG gGAAGGACATACGACCAACGATGTCAGTCTCACATTGATAGAAGAGCAAAGAAGAGAGTCCACATCTCTGCTAATTCACTCTGACACAGAATGTCATCTCGATGACCATCTCGACGTCGGGTTCCAAAGAGAGCTTCGAAGGATGTCCAAGGTTTCGCAAGTTTAG
- the LOC129258535 gene encoding uncharacterized protein LOC129258535 codes for MSHFSDDPCQGCLQDKEQKTYHMVMRLCDDCALQKKHFIEKLALEKKVVFSCSRHPALKALAFCTRHDETICLECLPAHIGPCCSMMDLNAKVVDRRSQLSGLVERCKIKADEFKQFNIHVDTRTHQIDTHFAEIEDEIRQKTSQEKREVEENRDLRAECINKNAEEKLERIRQERYEDLTRNQREAEKRLDAIKKKQKGLLERVDQIKAMFTKKISKMKSYLQQTLETVEKAESYDDDEMLQPDFQKTVVSLTSVLNKQVDASDVDKLVEAAESVEGFDGDKRIDVPLERWDEQDGLTWKTGLGKGSYMMGAINMDEVLLKMMDGGSVHAMNVYSGDTRVVVSGKTPYDIYSCAALQDGRIVCGTRFGEIVVYDRDWKPLRVMHLDYSGKSVKLRPVSICIDRAGLILASNGESTVHVFNPDEGDFVRSIDTNVRSICEIHLLSSDDIALRIRSLDEECTDVRILDNMGCLRSTHHLHNKNLIDMAADMSRGHIFMMLLDHDDDCEEFDMAVLSSSGVADIDVELPFDSRTLAEMCFMPEKSDLVVHYEETTGIFRKTDRGLEEIISNID; via the coding sequence ATGTCTCACTTTTCAGATGACCCATGCCAGGGATGTCTCCAAGACAAGGAACAAAAAACTTACCATATGGTGATGAGATTGTGCGATGACTGCGCTCTGCAAAAAAAGCATTTCATCGAAAAGTTGGCACTGGAAAAGAAGGTGGTCTTCAGTTGCAGCAGACACCCTGCCTTGAAGGCTCTGGCATTTTGCACGCGCCATGATGAAACGATTTGTTTAGAGTGTCTCCCGGCACATATCGGTCCTTGTTGCAGTATGATGGACTTAAACGCGAAAGTGGTAGATCGGAGAAGCCAGCTCAGTGGTCTGGTAGAACGGTGCAAGATAAAAGCCGATGAATTCAAACAATTTAATATCCACGTCGACACGAGAACACATCAAATCGATACTCACTTTGCTGAAATCGAAGACGAAATCCGCCAGAAAACTTCTCAAGAGAAACGAGAAGTGGAAGAGAATCGAGACCTCAGGGCTGAGTGTATCAATAAAAATGCTGAAGAAAAACTTGAGAGAATCAGACAAGAGCGATACGAGGACCTGACGAGAAATCAGCGGGAAGCAGAGAAAAGATTAGACGCAATTAAGAAGAAACAAAAAGGACTGCTCGAGAGGGTTGATCAAATTAAAGCCATGTTTACCAAGAAGATTTCAAAGATGAAGTCGTATCTTCAGCAAACTTTGGAGACCGTGGAGAAGGCAGAGTCCTACGACGACGATGAAATGCTTCAACCAGATTTTCAAAAGACCGTAGTGTCTTTGACTAGTGTCCTCAATAAACAAGTCGATGCCAGCGACGTTGACAAGCTAGTAGAAGCTGCAGAGTCAGTCGAGGGGTTTGATGGTGACAAACGAATTGATGTTCCTTTGGAGAGGTGGGATGAACAAGATGGACTGACTTGGAAGACAGGACTGGGTAAAGGATCCTACATGATGGGTGCCATCAACATGGATGAAGTCTTGCTAAAGATGATGGATGGTGGCTCGGTCCATGCCATGAACGTTTACAGTGGTGATACCAGGGTGGTGGTCTCTGGAAAGACACCATATGATATTTACAGTTGTGCTGCTCTTCAAGACGGTAGGATCGTTTGTGGGACACGCTTTGGCGAGATTGTCGTGTATGATCGTGACTGGAAACCGCTGAGAGTGATGCATCTTGATTATTCAGGCAAGTCCGTCAAGTTAAGGCCTGTCTCGATCTGCATTGATAGAGCTGGTTTGATCCTAGCTTCGAATGGCGAATCCACTGTTCATGTATTCAATCCAGACGAAGGAGACTTTGTCAGGTCGATCGACACCAATGTCAGGTCTATCTGCGAAATTCATCTTCTGTCATCCGATGACATCGCGCTCCGCATCAGGTCATTAGATGAAGAGTGTACTGATGTTCGCATCTTGGACAACATGGGATGCCTTCGATCCACTCATCATCTTCACAACAAGAACCTGATTGACATGGCTGCGGACATGTCACGTGGCCATATATTTATGATGCTCCTTGATCACGATGACGACTGCGAAGAATTCGACATGGCAGTCCTTTCATCAAGCGGTGTGGCAGACATTGACGTCGAGTTACCTTTCGACTCTAGGACACTTGCCGAAATGTGTTTCATGCCTGAGAAGAGCGACCTGGTTGTGCACTACGAGGAAACAACTGGAATATTTAGGAAAACCGATCGGGGTCTCGAAGAAATAATCAGTAACATTGATTAA